The Prochlorococcus marinus XMU1404 region AGGATGGGAATAGACGGCGAACTTCTTTATCAATTTCTTTTGTAATTCTTTCCGTGGATCTTCCCATCCATCTATCGCCAGGAGTTAAAACACATTGGAGAAGCGATCCCATATCTTTTTTTCTATAGTCTGCTGGACTTGCTAGTGCTAAATCAGCAAAACAACTGAAAGAGGCATCAGCAGAATAAAGAAGGTTATCTAGTCCAATTGGTTCGTTTCCAGTATTGTCTTTTTGTAATTCAGTAACCCAACCGTCATATCTTAATTGGATTGTGGCAACAGCTACAGCTCTAAGTTTTTTTAAACCTTCAAATTCTTTAAATTGATACCATTCTTTTGGAATTATTTTTTTTATTCCAGGAACATCACAGGCAGCTAGAAATTTATCCGCAAACACTGCCTTAATTCCTTCAGGAGAAGATATTTTTAATTGATTTACTGAATAAGAGGAAGATTCCTTTTTATAAATGATTTCTTCTACCTTATGGTTAAGATGTATTTTTGCTCCTTTGTTTGTGATGTAGTCGACGATAGGTTGCGTTAACCACTTATGTGGGGAACCTTTTAAAAGATTAAGTTTTGAGGCTTCTGTTTTTGAAGCAAACATCATGAATATAGTTAGCATGCATCTTGCTGAAATATCTTTGCAATTAATAAACCCTAATGCATATGCGATAGGATCCCACATTCTTTCTAAACTTTTTTCACTTCCACCATGGTTTAAAAACCATTCTTTAAAACTAATTCTATCTAGATCTCTAATTATTTTCATTGCGCCTTCATAGTCTATCAATCCTCTAACGATTGGACTTGTCCCTAAAGCTAAGGCATTTCTGAACTTATCTACCCAAGTAAGTTGTTCGGTGGTAAAAAAAGCTTTTAGTCCATTAAATGGAGCACCTAAAGGAAATCTGAAATCTAAAGATTTTAAATTACCACCATTATTGATAAATAGATGAGTATGATCTTTCGGGAGTAAATTGTCTAAAGCTCCCACTTTTTTCATTAATTTAAAAAGATTTGCATAATTATAAAAAAATACATGTAAACCCATTTCTATGTGGTTGCCATCCTTATCTTCCCAACTTCCTACTTTACCTCCCCAAAATGACCTGCTCTCGTAAATTTCTACTTCGTGGCCTTCATCAACTAAATTGACTGCTGCTGTTAGACCAGCTAATCCAGAACCAACTATTGCAATTTTCACTTTTTCTTAGAATTATAACAAATCAAGTTTGGATAACGTTTGTTCTATGCATCCTATCGATTAAGTTTTTATATTATAAATAGTAGAAATCCCTTGTTTATGGAAAATGTAGAAGTTGAACAGGAAATTAAAAATTCTGATGATGGCAAAGGTATCTTAATTACGAATGATGCTATAGAACAAATTTCAAATTTATTGAAGGGCCAAAGTGATAAAAAAGCACTAAGGGTAGGAGTAAGATCTGGCG contains the following coding sequences:
- the zds gene encoding 9,9'-di-cis-zeta-carotene desaturase, which gives rise to MKIAIVGSGLAGLTAAVNLVDEGHEVEIYESRSFWGGKVGSWEDKDGNHIEMGLHVFFYNYANLFKLMKKVGALDNLLPKDHTHLFINNGGNLKSLDFRFPLGAPFNGLKAFFTTEQLTWVDKFRNALALGTSPIVRGLIDYEGAMKIIRDLDRISFKEWFLNHGGSEKSLERMWDPIAYALGFINCKDISARCMLTIFMMFASKTEASKLNLLKGSPHKWLTQPIVDYITNKGAKIHLNHKVEEIIYKKESSSYSVNQLKISSPEGIKAVFADKFLAACDVPGIKKIIPKEWYQFKEFEGLKKLRAVAVATIQLRYDGWVTELQKDNTGNEPIGLDNLLYSADASFSCFADLALASPADYRKKDMGSLLQCVLTPGDRWMGRSTERITKEIDKEVRRLFPSSKNLKLLWSNVVQIPQSLYREAPGMEPFRPDQKTSISNFFMAGSYTKQDYIDSMEGATMSGHLAAAAILEKKAELAKNLAVS